The Mauremys mutica isolate MM-2020 ecotype Southern chromosome 1, ASM2049712v1, whole genome shotgun sequence genome has a segment encoding these proteins:
- the LOC123373967 gene encoding interleukin-18-binding protein, which translates to MDTARRRPGVMGAVPWLSLVLLCGCSHFQSSDAASSLRPEIITPLKPVKSPTLGKRFNVSCQAQSPFPRMTLIYWLANGSFVEHRYPDEAVSEGDVVTEPRGTRVLLTRELLFRSFSRRDWSTSFLCMVRNPAGLEKALVHWDPEPPAQISEPQQETRQDVQLPASTPTVDRAESTD; encoded by the exons ATGGACACAGCCCGTAGGCGCCCAG GTGTGATGGGAGCTGTTCCCTGGCTCTCTCTAGTCCTCCTCTGCGGCTGCAGCCACTTCCAGAGCTCAG ATGCAGCTTCCAGCCTGCGCCCAGAGATCATCACGCCCCTGAAGCCTGTGAAAAGTCCCACTCTAG GGAAACGCTTCAACGTCAGCTGCCAGGCTCAGAGCCCCTTCCCAAGGATGACCCTCATCTACTGGCTGGCAAACGGCTCCTTCGTGGAGCACCGGTACCCGGACGAGGCAGTGAGCGAAGGGGACGTCGT AACGGAGCccaggggcaccagggtcctccTGACCCGAGAGCTGCTCTTCCGCTCCTTCTCCCGGCGGGACTGGAGCACCTCGTTCCTGTGCATGGTGAGGAACCCAGCCGGGCTGGAAAAGGCCCTGGTCCACTGGGACCCTGAGCCGCCAGCCCAGATCTCCGAGCCGCAGCAGGAGACGAGGCAGGACGTCCAGCTCCCGGCGAGCACCCCCACCGTGGACAG GGCCGAGAGCACGGACTGA